From Rhizobium sp. NZLR1, a single genomic window includes:
- the moaA gene encoding GTP 3',8-cyclase MoaA: MNTRVGTIGNASPLVADAHPMIDPFGRAVTYLRVSVTDRCDFRCTYCMSENMTFLPKKDLLTLEELDRLCSAFIDKGVTKIRLTGGEPLVRKNIMYLVRQLGEKIGSGLDELTLTTNGSQLARHAEELYDCGVRRINVSLDTLNPDKFRKITRWGDFDKVMEGVDAAEKAGLKIKLNAVALKDFNDAEMPDLLRFAHGRGMDLTVIETMPMGEIEEDRTDQYLPLSQLRADLEDQFTLTDIDYQTGGPARYVRVAETGGRLGFITPMTHNFCESCNRVRLTCTGTLYMCLGQNDAADLRAALRASEDDALLRTAIDEAITRKPKGHDFIIDRTHNRPAVARHMSVTGG; this comes from the coding sequence GTGAATACGAGAGTAGGAACGATAGGCAACGCATCGCCGCTGGTGGCGGATGCACATCCGATGATCGACCCCTTCGGGCGGGCGGTCACCTATCTCCGCGTCTCCGTCACCGACCGCTGCGATTTCCGCTGCACCTATTGCATGTCGGAAAATATGACCTTCCTGCCGAAGAAGGACCTGTTGACGCTGGAGGAGCTCGACCGGCTCTGTTCCGCCTTCATCGACAAGGGCGTGACGAAGATCAGGCTGACCGGCGGCGAGCCGCTGGTGCGCAAGAACATCATGTATCTGGTCCGCCAGCTCGGTGAGAAGATCGGCTCCGGCCTCGACGAGCTGACGCTGACGACCAATGGATCGCAGCTGGCCCGCCATGCCGAAGAGCTTTATGATTGCGGCGTGCGCCGCATCAACGTCTCACTCGACACGCTCAACCCCGACAAATTCCGCAAGATCACCCGCTGGGGCGATTTCGACAAGGTCATGGAAGGCGTCGATGCGGCGGAGAAAGCCGGGTTGAAGATCAAGCTCAACGCCGTGGCGCTGAAGGATTTCAACGACGCCGAGATGCCCGATCTCCTGCGCTTCGCCCATGGCCGCGGCATGGACCTGACCGTCATCGAAACCATGCCGATGGGCGAAATCGAAGAAGACCGGACCGACCAATACCTGCCGCTCTCGCAACTGCGCGCCGATCTCGAAGACCAGTTCACCCTGACCGACATCGACTACCAGACCGGCGGCCCGGCGCGTTACGTCAGGGTCGCCGAAACCGGCGGCCGCCTCGGCTTCATCACCCCGATGACCCATAATTTCTGCGAGAGCTGCAACCGCGTCCGCCTCACCTGCACCGGCACGCTCTATATGTGCCTCGGCCAGAACGACGCCGCCGACCTACGCGCCGCCCTGCGCGCCAGCGAAGACGACGCCCTCCTCCGCACCGCCATCGACGAGGCCATCACCCGCAAACCGAAGGGCCACGACTTCATCATCGACCGCACGCATAATCGTCCGGCGGTAGCCAGGCATATGAGTGTTACGGGGGGGTGA
- a CDS encoding IS110 family transposase has translation MNERVVVGIDVSKDRLDVSLHPSGEHFAVSNDHAGLEELITGLVASRPTIVGLEATGGYEMLAAGSLSAAGFGVVVVNPAQVRAFANALGRRAKTDPIDAAVIAAFVLATKPAIRPLRDAETQALSELIARRRQIVQMTVAEENRLRMALAKQAQRSIKRLLTALRRELENLDADLDSHIRKSPVWQVREALLTAVPGVGPTTARTLLAELPELGSLDRRQIASLAGLAPWTRQSGKWKGKSFIGGGRGKVRAVLFMAALVASRYNPDLKAFRDRLVAAGKPKIVATVATMRKLLTILNAIIRDGRPWQNA, from the coding sequence ATGAATGAGAGGGTGGTTGTCGGTATCGATGTTTCCAAGGACCGATTGGACGTGTCGCTGCACCCTTCAGGCGAGCACTTCGCGGTCAGCAACGACCACGCCGGCCTTGAGGAATTAATCACCGGGCTGGTCGCCTCCAGGCCGACGATCGTCGGCCTGGAGGCGACCGGCGGCTACGAGATGTTAGCGGCGGGTAGCCTGTCGGCAGCTGGTTTTGGGGTGGTTGTTGTCAATCCGGCGCAGGTGCGCGCCTTTGCCAACGCGCTCGGCCGCAGGGCCAAGACCGATCCGATCGATGCGGCCGTCATCGCTGCCTTCGTACTGGCGACGAAGCCGGCTATCCGGCCGTTGCGCGATGCCGAGACGCAGGCCCTGTCCGAACTCATTGCCCGGAGGCGGCAGATCGTCCAGATGACCGTTGCCGAGGAGAACCGGTTGCGTATGGCGCTGGCCAAACAGGCGCAGAGAAGCATCAAGCGCTTGCTGACAGCCTTGCGCCGCGAACTCGAAAACCTCGATGCCGACCTCGACAGCCATATCCGCAAATCGCCGGTCTGGCAGGTGCGCGAGGCGCTGTTGACCGCGGTGCCGGGTGTCGGGCCGACAACGGCGCGTACGCTGCTGGCCGAGCTGCCCGAACTCGGCAGCCTCGACCGCCGCCAGATCGCCTCACTGGCAGGTCTTGCCCCCTGGACGCGGCAATCGGGAAAGTGGAAGGGCAAGAGTTTCATCGGCGGCGGCCGCGGCAAGGTGCGGGCTGTGCTGTTCATGGCCGCCCTCGTCGCCAGTCGGTACAACCCCGACCTCAAGGCCTTCCGCGACCGTCTGGTCGCGGCCGGCAAGCCCAAGATCGTCGCAACCGTCGCAACTATGCGCAAGCTGCTCACCATCCTCAATGCCATCATCAGGGACGGACGACCATGGCAAAACGCTTGA
- a CDS encoding class I SAM-dependent methyltransferase translates to MNTNYSIRDEIRDFWSERAETFDQSVGHEIFSEGERKGWQRLVRKHLGDGQGRAALDLACGTAVISHLMHDVGFAVTGLDWSDAMLAQARAKAKKRGTDIRFVSGDAENTMEPRGSYDVITNRHLIWTLVDPASAFAEWFAVLKPGGKVLIVDGNMGRETWVKGLQKLWTKISGKPAASHMSPEMMARHQKIRSRVHFSHEMPAEAIVDLLRKAGFVDIVVDRKLGDIHWAQARKMPFLRGLERMVQERFAICARKPG, encoded by the coding sequence ATGAATACAAACTACTCGATCCGCGATGAAATCCGCGATTTCTGGTCGGAAAGGGCTGAAACCTTCGACCAGAGCGTCGGCCATGAAATCTTTTCGGAAGGCGAGCGGAAGGGCTGGCAGCGGCTGGTCCGAAAACATCTCGGCGACGGGCAGGGGCGGGCAGCGCTCGATCTTGCCTGCGGCACCGCTGTCATTTCGCATCTGATGCATGATGTCGGCTTTGCGGTCACCGGGCTCGACTGGTCGGATGCGATGCTGGCGCAGGCACGCGCCAAGGCGAAGAAGCGCGGCACCGATATCCGCTTCGTTTCCGGCGACGCCGAAAACACGATGGAGCCACGGGGTAGCTACGACGTCATCACCAACCGGCATCTCATCTGGACGCTGGTGGATCCGGCTTCTGCCTTCGCAGAATGGTTCGCGGTGCTGAAGCCGGGGGGCAAAGTGCTGATCGTCGACGGCAACATGGGTCGGGAAACCTGGGTCAAGGGCCTGCAGAAGCTCTGGACGAAAATCTCCGGCAAACCTGCGGCAAGCCACATGTCGCCGGAAATGATGGCGCGGCATCAGAAGATCCGCTCACGCGTGCATTTTTCCCATGAAATGCCGGCGGAAGCGATCGTCGATCTTCTGCGCAAGGCCGGCTTCGTCGATATCGTCGTCGATCGCAAGCTTGGCGACATTCATTGGGCGCAGGCGCGCAAGATGCCGTTTCTGCGGGGGCTTGAGCGTATGGTGCAGGAGCGGTTTGCGATTTGTGCGCGTAAGCCTGGGTGA
- a CDS encoding ABC transporter substrate-binding protein → MNFVKMLAVSAAAIAGLMPLSAWAQSFTIKDVAGREVSFDKPVERVILGEGRMLYAVAPIEKEDPFAKIVGWRNDLWTTDKDGFNAYVEKFPKGKDLPFLGNLTDGTLQTETVVKLHPDVLLLPIGNKTAADEVKLEEMLAGIGVKIVYIDFREHILANTEPSLKILGQLFGHEDRAEAVASFWKEQMARVTDRLKAANPPKPNVFMYRAAGLVECCGTFGPDNFGLMVDWAGGHNLGSDFLPGYTGSINAEQVVASNPDVVVVTGSNWSQTKNAKDFVNVGPNAASTFGDSRKALNTLMENPAFTGSKAVAGGNVHAIWHQFYTSPYQFVAVQQLAKWFHPNLFADLDPDATFKEFHEKFLPVAYQPGYWVDAKAAE, encoded by the coding sequence ATGAATTTCGTGAAAATGCTCGCAGTCTCCGCAGCTGCGATTGCCGGCCTAATGCCGCTATCGGCCTGGGCGCAGTCCTTCACCATCAAGGATGTCGCTGGCCGCGAAGTCAGCTTCGACAAGCCGGTCGAGCGGGTGATCCTCGGCGAAGGCCGCATGCTCTACGCCGTCGCGCCGATCGAGAAGGAAGATCCCTTTGCCAAGATCGTCGGCTGGCGCAACGACCTCTGGACCACCGACAAGGACGGCTTCAACGCCTATGTCGAAAAATTCCCCAAAGGCAAAGACCTGCCCTTCCTCGGCAATCTCACCGACGGCACGCTGCAGACCGAGACGGTGGTCAAGCTTCATCCGGATGTGCTGCTGCTCCCGATCGGCAACAAGACGGCAGCGGACGAGGTGAAACTCGAAGAGATGCTCGCCGGCATCGGCGTCAAGATCGTCTATATCGATTTTCGCGAGCACATCCTCGCCAACACCGAACCGAGCCTGAAGATCCTCGGCCAGCTCTTCGGCCATGAGGACCGCGCCGAAGCCGTCGCCAGCTTCTGGAAAGAGCAGATGGCACGCGTCACCGACAGGCTGAAAGCGGCCAATCCGCCGAAGCCGAACGTGTTCATGTATCGCGCCGCGGGCTTGGTCGAGTGCTGCGGTACCTTCGGTCCCGATAATTTCGGCCTGATGGTCGATTGGGCCGGCGGCCACAATCTCGGCTCCGATTTCCTGCCGGGTTATACCGGCTCGATCAATGCCGAGCAGGTCGTCGCCTCCAATCCCGATGTCGTCGTCGTCACCGGCTCCAACTGGAGCCAGACCAAGAATGCCAAGGACTTTGTTAATGTCGGCCCGAACGCCGCTTCCACCTTCGGCGACAGCCGCAAGGCGCTGAACACGCTGATGGAAAACCCGGCCTTCACCGGCTCCAAGGCGGTCGCCGGCGGCAATGTCCATGCGATCTGGCACCAATTTTATACCAGCCCCTACCAGTTCGTCGCCGTCCAGCAGCTGGCGAAGTGGTTCCACCCGAACCTCTTTGCCGATCTCGATCCGGATGCCACCTTCAAGGAATTCCACGAAAAATTCCTGCCGGTCGCCTATCAGCCGGGTTACTGGGTCGACGCCAAGGCGGCTGAGTAA
- a CDS encoding iron ABC transporter permease, translating to MAEVAAISIEAEAGRERYRALARRKLLILAAMTAALCLSFAVDLAWGPARYSLGEVVAALLDPSSVSDQVRAVVWNIRMPVAVMAIVVGASLSVAGAQMQTILANPLASPFTLGISAAASFGAALAIVTSVPLLPVAAGLLVPVNAFIMALIATLFIHFVSQARGVSVQTVVLLGIALVFTFNAALAFLQYLASEQALSAVVFWTMGSLTKATWPKIWVTLAVLLLALPLFARNAWALTAIRLGEDKAASFGVNVRRIRLETMLVVSLLAAVPVSFVGTIGFVGLVGPHIARMILGEDQRFFLPGSILSGALLLSLTSIVSKSIIPGVVFPIGIITALVGVPFFFSLILSNRSRSW from the coding sequence ATGGCCGAGGTCGCCGCCATATCGATCGAAGCCGAAGCCGGGAGAGAGCGCTACCGCGCCCTTGCCCGGCGCAAGCTTTTGATCCTGGCCGCCATGACGGCGGCGCTCTGCCTGTCCTTTGCCGTCGATCTCGCCTGGGGCCCGGCCCGCTACAGCCTCGGTGAGGTCGTCGCCGCCCTCCTCGACCCGTCTTCCGTTTCCGATCAGGTGCGGGCCGTCGTCTGGAATATCCGCATGCCGGTCGCCGTCATGGCCATCGTCGTCGGCGCCTCGCTTTCGGTCGCCGGCGCGCAGATGCAGACGATCCTCGCCAATCCGCTCGCCAGCCCCTTCACACTCGGCATCTCGGCAGCGGCAAGCTTTGGCGCCGCGCTTGCAATCGTCACCAGCGTTCCGCTTCTGCCTGTGGCAGCCGGCCTGCTGGTGCCCGTCAATGCCTTCATCATGGCGCTGATCGCCACGCTCTTTATCCATTTCGTCTCGCAGGCCCGCGGCGTCTCGGTGCAGACGGTGGTGCTGCTCGGCATCGCCCTGGTCTTCACCTTCAACGCGGCTCTCGCCTTCCTGCAATATCTCGCCTCCGAACAGGCGCTGTCTGCAGTCGTCTTTTGGACGATGGGCAGCCTCACCAAGGCCACCTGGCCGAAAATCTGGGTGACACTTGCCGTGCTGCTGCTGGCCCTGCCGCTCTTTGCCCGCAACGCCTGGGCGCTGACGGCGATCCGCCTCGGCGAGGACAAGGCCGCAAGCTTCGGCGTCAATGTCCGCCGCATCCGGCTGGAAACCATGCTGGTTGTCTCGCTGCTTGCCGCCGTACCCGTCAGCTTTGTTGGCACCATCGGTTTCGTCGGCCTCGTCGGGCCGCATATCGCCCGTATGATTCTCGGCGAGGATCAGCGCTTCTTCCTGCCGGGCTCGATCCTCTCCGGCGCGCTGCTCCTGTCGCTGACCTCGATCGTCTCGAAGTCGATCATCCCCGGCGTCGTCTTCCCGATCGGCATCATCACCGCGCTGGTCGGCGTGCCCTTCTTCTTCTCGCTCATCCTCTCGAACAGGAGCCGGTCGTGGTAG
- a CDS encoding ABC transporter ATP-binding protein has translation MVALQLQSVGAYHGRNLFVEDVTTPVMKSGELIAVIGPNAAGKSTLFKRITGLLKGPGHVVVEGSKTKNAISYMPQDTSANAVLTVYESILLARKQGESWAVGDGDLRFIDEIMAALDISALAFRDLGALSGGQRQLVSIAQALVREPEIMLMDEPTSALDLHRQVEVLDFMRRRARAKGMIVLVAIHDLNQALRFADKVLVIANGRMRACGTPSDVVTAEMLREIYKVEARVEKCSLDHDHVIVDGKAH, from the coding sequence GTGGTAGCGCTTCAATTGCAGTCGGTCGGCGCCTATCACGGCCGCAACCTCTTCGTCGAAGACGTCACGACGCCGGTGATGAAATCGGGCGAGTTGATTGCGGTGATCGGCCCGAACGCCGCCGGCAAATCCACCCTCTTCAAGCGCATCACCGGCCTGCTCAAGGGGCCGGGTCACGTCGTCGTCGAAGGCTCGAAGACGAAAAATGCCATCAGCTACATGCCGCAGGATACCTCGGCCAATGCCGTGCTGACCGTCTACGAATCCATTCTGCTCGCCCGCAAGCAGGGCGAGTCCTGGGCCGTCGGCGACGGCGACCTGCGCTTCATCGACGAGATCATGGCAGCCCTCGATATCAGCGCCCTGGCCTTCCGCGATCTCGGCGCGCTCTCCGGCGGCCAGCGCCAGCTCGTCTCGATCGCCCAGGCGCTAGTGCGTGAGCCCGAAATCATGCTGATGGACGAGCCCACAAGCGCGCTCGACCTCCACCGCCAGGTCGAGGTCCTCGACTTCATGCGCCGCCGGGCCCGTGCTAAAGGCATGATCGTCCTGGTCGCCATCCACGACCTCAACCAGGCGCTCCGCTTCGCCGACAAAGTCCTCGTCATCGCCAATGGCCGCATGCGTGCCTGCGGCACCCCAAGCGACGTCGTCACCGCCGAGATGCTGCGGGAGATTTATAAGGTCGAGGCCCGGGTGGAAAAATGCTCGCTGGACCACGACCATGTGATCGTTGATGGGAAGGCTCATTGA
- a CDS encoding sugar-binding transcriptional regulator, translated as MTRLNELRLISRVAQMYHLEGRRQAEIAQHLRLSQATVSRMLKRAEAEDIVRTSVTPPVGTYSELERALREKYDLPEAIVVECTEDRDGAIMARIGEAAAHLLEVTLAPGEIIGVSSWSQTIFKMVENIHPQKSAQAKFVVQTLGGMGDPSVQTHATQLTTRLARLTGAEPKLLAVQGVTTSREAKLLMQADPYVRETMDLFGSITLAIVGIGAVEPSELLARSGNIFSSRELSDLAEAGAVGDISLRFFDKNGKPVKTPLDDRVIGLPLEELERVDRVIALAGGSKKTDAIAGALRVGVIDMLVTDKFTAQRLID; from the coding sequence ATGACTCGCCTCAACGAACTCCGCCTCATATCAAGGGTCGCCCAGATGTACCACTTGGAGGGACGGCGACAGGCGGAGATCGCACAGCACCTTCGCCTGTCGCAGGCGACGGTGTCGCGCATGCTCAAGCGTGCCGAGGCTGAAGATATCGTGCGAACCAGCGTCACTCCCCCCGTCGGCACCTACAGCGAGCTTGAGCGCGCGCTTCGCGAGAAATATGATCTGCCGGAGGCGATCGTCGTGGAGTGCACGGAAGACCGGGACGGCGCCATCATGGCCCGTATCGGAGAGGCGGCGGCCCACCTCCTGGAGGTGACGCTTGCGCCGGGGGAGATCATCGGCGTTTCGAGTTGGAGCCAGACCATCTTCAAGATGGTGGAGAACATTCATCCGCAGAAGAGCGCTCAGGCGAAGTTCGTCGTCCAAACCCTTGGCGGCATGGGCGATCCTTCCGTACAGACGCATGCGACGCAGCTTACCACGCGGCTTGCCCGGCTGACCGGCGCTGAGCCGAAACTGCTTGCCGTGCAGGGCGTTACGACGTCCAGAGAGGCAAAACTCCTTATGCAGGCCGATCCGTACGTCCGGGAGACGATGGACCTGTTCGGCAGCATCACGCTGGCGATCGTCGGAATCGGAGCCGTCGAACCGTCCGAACTTCTCGCGCGGTCCGGCAACATCTTTTCATCGCGCGAACTGTCTGATCTCGCGGAAGCGGGAGCCGTCGGCGACATCTCGCTTCGCTTCTTCGACAAGAATGGCAAGCCGGTCAAGACGCCGCTGGACGACCGGGTCATTGGACTTCCGCTCGAGGAGCTTGAACGCGTGGACCGGGTGATTGCACTCGCCGGCGGGTCCAAAAAGACGGACGCTATCGCAGGCGCACTCCGCGTGGGGGTGATCGACATGCTTGTCACGGACAAGTTTACCGCGCAGCGATTGATCGACTGA
- a CDS encoding FGGY-family carbohydrate kinase, giving the protein MRAILAIDQGTTNSKAVLVSEKGDIVGRGSAPVGITYPKPGWVEQDPRRLYASVCEAIDACLKATPDVAIAAVAISNQRESVTAWDAETGEALGPVVSWQCRRTAQDCERLIAEGRLDRVQTLTGLPLDPMFPGSKFRWLLDRMPAGRSVRLGTVDSWLVHCLTGGRRHVCDASNAARSQLFDLKEQRWSEELGEIFGVDIALLPEVLDSSADFGRTQGLPGVPDGTPIMAAIGDSHAALFGHGAFKPGDGKVTFGTGSSIMTTLARFIPPRNGVTTTVAWRLGGKPTFAFEGNILVCAASLPWMADILGLSDVAALVELAASAEPGGPGFVPAFVGLGAPYWNSDARALFSQINFNTTRAQMARSVTDSIAFQVHDVIAAMRAQSGGELGALYVDGGPSQNRFLMQCVSNLIEHPVIQCEAPEASALGAAYLAGLSLGLWSDLNVIAELPRSSQIIDPEPVDRAVLLDTWNDALARSTSRDTTANDE; this is encoded by the coding sequence ATGCGGGCAATTCTGGCAATCGACCAGGGCACGACCAATTCAAAGGCCGTTCTCGTTTCCGAAAAGGGAGACATTGTCGGCAGGGGTTCGGCGCCGGTCGGCATCACCTATCCGAAACCAGGCTGGGTCGAACAGGACCCACGCCGGCTCTACGCATCCGTTTGCGAGGCGATCGACGCCTGCCTGAAGGCCACCCCCGACGTGGCTATCGCGGCCGTGGCGATTTCCAACCAGCGCGAGTCTGTCACTGCCTGGGACGCCGAAACGGGAGAGGCGCTTGGACCGGTGGTCAGCTGGCAGTGCCGTCGAACGGCACAGGATTGCGAACGTCTGATTGCCGAAGGCCGCCTTGACCGTGTGCAGACGCTGACAGGCCTGCCACTCGATCCGATGTTTCCGGGTTCGAAATTCCGATGGCTGCTCGACCGTATGCCGGCCGGGCGGTCGGTCCGGCTGGGAACAGTCGACAGCTGGCTGGTCCACTGCCTGACGGGCGGGCGCCGGCATGTCTGCGATGCTTCCAATGCCGCCAGGAGCCAGTTGTTCGATCTGAAGGAGCAGAGATGGAGCGAGGAACTCGGCGAGATTTTCGGCGTCGATATCGCGCTGCTGCCCGAGGTGCTCGACAGCTCTGCCGACTTCGGCAGGACGCAAGGCTTGCCAGGCGTGCCGGATGGAACGCCGATCATGGCCGCGATCGGAGACAGCCATGCGGCGCTGTTCGGTCATGGCGCCTTCAAGCCGGGTGATGGCAAGGTAACCTTTGGAACCGGCTCTTCCATCATGACGACGCTTGCGCGATTTATTCCGCCACGCAACGGCGTCACAACGACCGTCGCCTGGCGTCTCGGGGGAAAGCCGACTTTCGCTTTCGAAGGCAATATTCTCGTTTGCGCCGCCAGCCTGCCTTGGATGGCTGATATTCTCGGCCTTTCCGATGTGGCAGCCCTTGTCGAACTTGCGGCGAGCGCCGAACCCGGCGGACCGGGTTTCGTGCCCGCATTCGTGGGACTGGGCGCACCCTATTGGAACTCCGACGCCCGTGCCCTGTTTTCCCAGATCAATTTCAATACGACCCGTGCGCAAATGGCGCGGTCGGTCACCGATTCGATCGCCTTCCAGGTGCACGACGTGATCGCCGCCATGCGAGCACAAAGCGGCGGCGAACTCGGAGCGCTCTATGTCGATGGCGGCCCGAGCCAGAACCGTTTCCTGATGCAGTGTGTCTCCAACCTCATCGAACATCCCGTGATCCAATGCGAAGCACCCGAGGCGTCGGCTTTGGGGGCCGCCTATCTCGCAGGTCTCTCACTTGGTTTGTGGAGCGATCTTAATGTTATCGCAGAGCTGCCTCGGAGCTCGCAGATCATTGACCCGGAACCGGTGGATCGCGCGGTGCTTCTGGATACATGGAATGATGCACTTGCCCGCTCGACGTCACGCGATACAACCGCTAATGATGAATAA
- a CDS encoding transketolase family protein yields the protein MNAPINAAKLYDCRDAFASTLERLAAENETIVAVCNDSVGSSKLGGFKARFGERLVNVGIAEQNMVGVAAGLANGGRLPFVCAAAPFLTGRSLEQIKADISYSNANVKLVGISSGMAYGELGPTHHSIEDFAWTRVLPNLPVIAPCDRIETAAAVEWAAAYNGPCFLRLSRVGVPDLLPEGHKFELGKANLLRQGSDVTLIANGTLTHRILKAAEILAERGINARVLNLATVRPIDEDAIIAAARETGAIVTAEEHSIFGGLGSAVAEVVVDNAPVPMKRLGVPGVYAPTGSAEFLLDEFGMAPSAIADAAQSLIRRK from the coding sequence ATGAACGCGCCCATAAACGCAGCCAAGCTCTACGATTGCCGCGACGCATTCGCCTCCACGCTTGAACGGCTGGCAGCCGAAAACGAAACGATCGTTGCTGTCTGCAACGACTCCGTCGGTTCCTCCAAGCTCGGCGGCTTCAAGGCTAGGTTTGGAGAGCGCCTCGTCAATGTCGGTATCGCCGAGCAGAACATGGTGGGTGTTGCAGCAGGCCTCGCCAATGGCGGGCGCCTTCCGTTCGTGTGCGCCGCCGCGCCGTTTCTAACGGGACGGTCGCTGGAGCAGATCAAGGCGGATATTTCGTATTCGAATGCCAACGTCAAGCTGGTCGGCATTTCTTCCGGGATGGCATATGGCGAACTCGGTCCGACCCATCACTCGATCGAAGACTTCGCCTGGACGCGGGTTCTGCCCAATCTTCCGGTCATTGCGCCTTGTGACCGCATCGAAACAGCTGCTGCGGTCGAGTGGGCCGCGGCCTATAACGGGCCCTGTTTCCTGCGTCTGTCTCGCGTCGGTGTGCCGGATCTACTTCCGGAGGGTCACAAGTTCGAACTTGGCAAGGCAAACCTGCTTCGCCAGGGTTCCGACGTCACCCTTATCGCCAACGGCACTTTGACCCATCGAATTTTGAAGGCCGCTGAGATCCTCGCAGAACGCGGCATAAATGCCAGAGTGCTCAACCTAGCAACGGTTCGTCCGATCGACGAGGACGCCATCATCGCTGCGGCTAGGGAAACCGGAGCGATCGTCACGGCCGAAGAGCATTCGATCTTCGGCGGGCTCGGCTCCGCGGTCGCCGAAGTGGTGGTCGACAATGCTCCAGTGCCGATGAAACGTCTTGGCGTTCCCGGCGTCTACGCTCCAACCGGTTCGGCAGAGTTCCTGCTCGACGAATTCGGGATGGCGCCGTCGGCAATCGCCGACGCCGCACAGTCGCTGATCAGGCGCAAGTAA
- a CDS encoding transketolase, with the protein MNTTELERVAREIRLRDLQAVFEAGAGHIGGEMSVIDILTALYFRVLNVWPDQPKHPDRDRFVLSKGHTACALYVTLAKRGFIPEEEISTFLKPHSRLNGHPNCNKVPGVETNTGPLGHGLPVAVGMAKAAKLSGARYHTYVVTGDGEMQEGSNWEAIMAAAQFKLDNLTLVIDHNRFQQGAALSETNDLAPLRPKLEAFDWEVTEINGNTMCEVVSALEHRGSRPHCIVAHTNKGHGISFMQDRVDWHHKVPSKEQYDIAVAELSEALA; encoded by the coding sequence ATGAATACGACAGAACTCGAGCGGGTCGCTCGCGAGATCCGATTGCGCGATCTCCAGGCGGTCTTCGAAGCGGGCGCCGGCCATATCGGTGGGGAAATGTCGGTCATCGACATTTTGACGGCCCTCTATTTTCGTGTGCTGAATGTATGGCCCGATCAGCCGAAGCACCCCGACCGCGACAGGTTCGTTCTTTCGAAGGGACATACGGCATGCGCTCTGTATGTGACGCTCGCAAAACGCGGCTTCATCCCGGAGGAGGAGATTTCGACCTTTTTGAAGCCGCATTCGAGGCTGAACGGGCATCCAAACTGCAACAAGGTTCCTGGCGTCGAAACCAATACCGGGCCGCTCGGCCACGGTCTTCCCGTCGCAGTCGGAATGGCGAAAGCCGCCAAGCTCTCGGGCGCTAGATATCACACCTATGTCGTCACCGGCGACGGTGAGATGCAGGAGGGCTCCAACTGGGAAGCGATCATGGCGGCCGCGCAGTTCAAGCTCGATAACTTGACGCTGGTCATCGACCACAACAGGTTCCAGCAGGGCGCCGCGCTTTCGGAAACCAACGATCTCGCCCCGCTTCGTCCGAAGCTTGAAGCTTTCGATTGGGAGGTCACCGAGATCAACGGGAACACGATGTGCGAAGTCGTTTCGGCCCTCGAACACCGGGGATCGAGACCGCATTGCATCGTTGCTCACACCAACAAGGGGCATGGAATCTCGTTCATGCAAGACCGAGTCGACTGGCACCACAAGGTACCGAGCAAGGAACAATACGACATCGCAGTGGCAGAATTGTCGGAGGCACTGGCATGA